In Tachysurus fulvidraco isolate hzauxx_2018 chromosome 1, HZAU_PFXX_2.0, whole genome shotgun sequence, a single window of DNA contains:
- the si:ch211-161f7.2 gene encoding retinoic acid-induced protein 2: MEGLHCEPCQIRGTNNKAHKEAEALEERPLPSETWSNNSNKATGPGPVHSSEGVVEGSAISIPFSETLLGLIVKMPASLQPVCCAGSPVLLPVQVQQAGEIEPETIATPVITPPLGSLTLPLIFDQPQVHYSLLENNGLSQNLSLTIGQSHSCKGKSENTAMYSSEFISPLQQLISSPHCRGSSSFPSNAFGASFIPPDSTLSHLYTGSPPVSLLPPATLLVPFPFVVPLPVPLPIPIPIPFISDSCLSRASHTIKTSKSTQTEYISVCTHNRMSGYDFLQLPKQPLHPVSQEEVLDLTVKVVPMQTNREVQFHQDHALDLSVANKSCFNTNLIHCGRNSENVDSAKLILPMKCSPAQATNQPNGYSDMEFSMHYKWTTEKRYKKYSLKYSNQNGNVVSPKHIPRVTQSTKDASVRICEQIVQGQVLKEKIDKKKRVNSQNINNSPIKKQHFMTFCSSK; encoded by the coding sequence ATGGAGGGCTTACACTGTGAGCCTTGTCAAATTCGAGGGACCAATAACAAAGCACATAAAGAAGCAGAGGCTTTGGAAGAGCGCCCCCTCCCTTCTGAGACTTGGAGCAACAATTCAAATAAAGCTACAGGACCAGGACCGGTCCATTCTTCAGAAGGGGTTGTTGAAGGCTCAGCCATTTCCATTCCTTTCTCAGAAACTTTGTTGGGTTTAATTGTGAAAATGCCAGCATCATTGCAACCTGTGTGCTGCGCTGGTAGTCCAGTTCTGCTGCCAGTCCAGGTGCAACAAGCAGGGGAAATAGAACCTGAAACAATAGCCACACCTGTAATCACACCTCCACTGGGCAGTCTCACTCTACCATTGATTTTTGATCAGCCACAGGTACACTATAGCCTGCTGGAGAATAATGGACTCTCTCAGAACCTGTCATTGACAATAGGTCAGTCTCACAGTTGCAAAGGGAAGTCTGAGAACACTGCCATGTACAGCTCTGAATTCATATCACCTTTACAGCAACTGATTAGCTCTCCACATTGTCGAGGGAGTAGTTCATTTCCATCAAATGCCTTTGGTGCAAGTTTCATCCCTCCAGATAGCACTTTGTCACACCTCTATACTGGTTCCCCACCGGTTTCCCTGCTTCCTCCTGCCACCTTGCTGGTACCATTTCCATTTGTCGTTCCTTTGCCAGTGCCTCTACCTATACCAATCCCAATCCCATTCATATCAGACTCTTGCCTCTCTAGAGCAAGTCATACCATTAAAACAAGCAAAAGCACCCAGACAGAATATATTTCAGTTTGTACCCACAACAGAATGTCTGGCTATGATTTCTTGCAGTTACCAAAACAACCTCTCCATCCAGTTTCTCAGGAAGAAGTGCTCGACCTCACAGTTAAGGTTGTGCCAATGCAAACAAATCGGGAAGTCCAGTTCCATCAAGACCATGCTCTGGACCTTTCTGTGGCTAACAAATCGTGCTTTAACACCAACCTAATTCATTGTGgaagaaattcagaaaatgtAGATTCAGCAAAGCTGATTCTGCCCATGAAGTGTTCACCAGCTCAAGCGACCAATCAGCCTAATGGTTACTCTGACATGGAATTTAGCATGCACTACAAATGGACAACAGAAAAGcgatataaaaaatattctttaaaataTTCTAACCAAAATGGCAATGTCGTGTCTCCAAAGCACATACCAAGAGTCACTCAGTCTACTAAGGACGCCTCGGTCAGGATTTGTGAGCAAATAGTACAGGGACAAGTCTTAAAGGAGAAAATAGACAAGAAGAAGAGAGTGAACTCTCAGAATATTAACAATTCTCCAATCAAGAAACAGCATTTCATGACATTTTGTTCTAGCAAGTAG